From the genome of bacterium:
GCAGGCCTAGTTCGAAGGCATTCACAGTTGTGAACCGCTATTACCCGAATCCTCCCGACCTGCACAACGAGCTCGTTCCGACGTTCGTCAAGGTGCAATGCATGCACTGCAACAAACCTTCGTGCGTTTCGGCCTGCATAGTGGGTGCGATGGAGAAAAAAGAAGAAGGGCCGGTTTTATATGACGCTTCCAAGTGCATCGGCTGCCGCTATTGCATGGTTGCATGCCCGTTCCAGATTCCGGCATACGAGTATCACAACTCGCTTACGCCCGAAGTGAAGAAGTGCAACTTTTGCTTTGAAAAGTACACGAAAAACGGAGAATGGCCTGCCTGCGCGCGCGCATGCCCCCGCGAAGCCATGCTATTTGGCAAGCGCGACCAACTGCTGATTCATGCCAGGAGGCTCGTGAAAAAGCATCCCGAAAGATATTCTCCTCATATATACGGAGAATATGAGATCGGCGGCACATCTTGGATGTATCTTGCAAACGTTGATTTTGAGAAAATCGGCTTTCAGAACCTGAAACCCGAGCCGATTCCGCTTCTTACCGAAACACTTCAGCACGGGATTTTCAGATACTTCCTTCCTCCTCTCGCGCTGTACGCGCTTCTTGGCATCGTGATGTTTGTCAAGGGTGAAAACGGAGAGAAGGATGAAGGAGCTGATGAGGGTGGCGAAGATGAATAACGGGAGTTCCACTCATAAGGAGTTTGTCGAGGATGCCGCGCCCGCCCGGCGTCCGTTTTTCACGACCGGCGTTTGGGTTCTCGTCGTTCTCGCGCTTGCCGGGGCGGCTGTCGCCCTCTGGCGGTTTTTCTTCGGCATCGGCAGCATATCCAATCTTGACGACCAGCATCCATGGGGGCTTTGGATCGGAATCGACGTCGCGACAGGAGTTGCTCTGGCCGCCGGCGGTTTCACGACCGCCGCTCTGGCGCATATTCTTCACCGACATAAATACCACGTAATAACGCGCCCCGCGCTTCTTACCGCGCTTCTTGGCTACACCTTCGTCGCCATTGGGCTGCTGGTTGATTTGGGCCGCTATTACAACATTTGGCATCCGATAATTCCTTATTACTGGCAGGGCAATTCGGTGTTGTTTGAGGTCGGCCTTTGCGTTATGTTTTATTTGACCGTCCTATACATCGAGTTTTTGCCCGTTGTATGCGAGCGGTTCATCGGCGCGGTCAACCTTCCCGGCGCGCTTGCGCGGCTGAATAAAGCGGTGGATTCGATGCTGCGCTCGTTCCTTTCCGGTCTGAACAAAGTGATGTGGGTGTTCGTGATTTTGGGGGTCGTGCTTTCCTGCCTGCACCAGTCTTCACTTGGCTCGCTGATGCTGATCGCCCCATACAAGCTCTCTCCGCTCTGGTATACGCCAATTTTGCCGCTTCTTTTCCTTCTTTCGGCGATTGCGACCGGGTACCCAATGGTCATTGTCGAATCCATGGTGGCGGCGCGCAGCTTCGGATTTCGCCCCGAAATGAAAGTGCTGTCCCGGCTCGCGGCCATCACGCCCTGGCTGCTTGGAATATATCTCGCGCTCAAGGTGGGAGACTTGTTCGTTCGCGGCGCGTGGGTGCTTTTATTCGAGCCAACGCCGGTGACTTTCTCCTTTTGGGGAGAGATCACGATCGGCGTGATAATTCCTTTCATACTTTTTCGAATTAAGGAAGTCAGAAACGACCACGGACTGTTGTTTACCGCGGCGTTTATGGTCGTCCTCGGCGTCGCATGGAACAGGGCCAACGTATTCATGATCGGTTACAACCCTCCCCACGAAGTCAAGCAATACGTGCCGGCTCTCGGCGAATTAGCGGTGACGGTCGGGCTTATTTCGACGCTGATTCTTGTCTATCGCTTCGTCGTAAACAACTTCCCCGTGCTCGCGCGCGATCTGGTGGAGGAGGCGCGCAAATCCCCCAAATGGCGCAAGTACGGCTCGGCTGCAATGGCAATTTTGTTTTCGGTGCTCGCACCGGCGTTTTTGAATGCGCCGGCGGATGCGCAGCCCGGAGACGGCGCGTCGGTGGGCTCATACCGCGGTCCCAAAACAATCGAGATGGAAACGATGGAGCTCGACTTCCCCTATGACAAATACGAACCGGTCAAGTTCAGGCACAAGTTCCATGCTCAAATTATCAAGGACTGCTCCATTTGCCACCATTATTTCGAGCGTCACGACGATCTGGCCCGCGAAATCGGAGTATCTTGCGAGGGCTGCCATTCGGGGAAGGGCGGCCGCGCCGCGTATCGCGCTCTTTCCTGCAAAACCTGCCACAGCCCCGAATTCGGCCGCTCGAATTTCGAGCGGCCAAGCCTAAAGGGAGCAATCCACCGTCAGTGCATAGACTGCCATATCAAGTCGGCCGCCGGCCCCGTGACGTGCCAGGAATGCCACATAAAAAATGTTCCGGATCACGCCGCATACATATCGGAGTACAATGGCGCCAAAACATGCGAGAAATGCCATCCGGGCAAGATCGCGGAAGTGGTGAATTCAACCCACTACACGCTGACATCGAAGATTCCAATGGATTTCCTGTTTCTGGACGAGGATGCGACAAAGCCCGCGCCGGTTGGAAGGGCCGGAATGATCCAGCACCCCAGCCCTTATTGGATGTCAATCCCTCAACTGAACTGGTTATACGTCGTTGAAGATGATCCATCCACCCCGTACTTGGACGCGGTCGGCGGATGCGGCCAGTGCCACGCGGGTACCGGATTGATGCCGTACACGGCTTTGGGATTTGAAATTGCGCCGGAAGACGAAGTCCAGAACGTCGATTGCCTGGTATGTCATTCCAAAAGCTACGAGCGAAAATACTACGCGTCGGTGTCCGGCGGGAAGCTGGTATTGAGTCAAGGCGGACCGATCATCCGAACGATACCGGTGGTGGACGGTGTTCCCGACTATTCGGTTTACACCGATGCGGCAAAGGATATCGGCCATACTTCCGCGGCCACGTGCAATCGCTGCCATGGGGAAAAAGCCGACAAGCACAGGCTGATCGCGGGCGATTCCTACGCGTTTAAGCGCGGCGTGGGTTTCGCGCAGTCCTCGGATGTGCATGCGGCACTGGGACTCACGTGCAGCGAATGCCACTACGGAGGCGGGCACACGTATAAAAGGAAGCTATCCAGCGACCTTATGACTTATTCCAACGCCCGCTTGGAGGAAGGCTGCCTGGACTGCCACAGATTCGCGCACAACGCGGATTCGATAACGCCCATGGTGTCCAAGGTTGCCTGCACCGCTTGCCACGCGAAAAGCACGGGGGGCATTGTTTCAATCGACTTTTCCAAAACGGTCGCCGATGGAGAAAACGGACACAAGCCGCACACCGATGTGGCAACCGAAGTTGCATCGCCCGATTGGAATCCTGAATTCCACTGGTATGCCGCAAAAGTCAAATGGCCCGACATCCCGATAGGTTCGAAGTACGATGGGATTTTATATCCTTATAAGAAAATCACGGTCAACCTTCCCGTGGATGAGCAAGGCAACCAGATTTTCCTCAGGCACAGCGTACTTGCCGAGGGCGGCTCGGTCGAGGATGCCATCGCCGCGGGCCACGACGATTACCACAAATATATCGCCAAATTTCACGGCAATCCGATTTCTTTTGGCCTGCCGCCGCTTCCCGGCCCGTTCGCGGGATTCGAAAAGCGAAGCTTCCTTTATACGTTCAGCCACGGAATTTCGGTGAACGGCGCGCGCAAGTGCGGCGAATGCCACGGCTCAAGCGCAGCGCTGGACTGGAGCTCACTGGGAATGAGCGACCCTAATCCGCAACCGTAGCAGAATTGGAAGGCGCTATCCCAACCGCCGCAATATTAAACATTCAGGAGTACAAATACCCGATTCATTGAAATCCGTTTCACAAGTTGTTACGATTTCCGGCGCCGCTGGAGGCGGATCGGTTTCATGGTTGAAACGAAACGGAAGAATCATTTCCAACTTGGAAAGCGCCTGCTTAAGTACGCCGGCATCGCGTTGCTGGCGCTGATCGTTTTTACGACGGCGGGCGTCGAATACTCGCACAAACCCAGCTTTTGCAGAAGCTGTCACATAATGGAGCCATATTACAAGGCCTGGCAGGACAGCTCGCACAGGAACGTCGCCTGCGTGGACTGCCATTTCGAGCCTGGTTGGCGAAACGAGCTGACGGGCAAGTTCCAGGCTCTAAC
Proteins encoded in this window:
- a CDS encoding 4Fe-4S dicluster domain-containing protein: MTDSSRRKFLKTAAGAAAAAATPSAALASSGAKGAVMPNSFGCLFDITQCVGCRSCEEACNIANSLPAPDKPFDDPTVLDRERRPSSKAFTVVNRYYPNPPDLHNELVPTFVKVQCMHCNKPSCVSACIVGAMEKKEEGPVLYDASKCIGCRYCMVACPFQIPAYEYHNSLTPEVKKCNFCFEKYTKNGEWPACARACPREAMLFGKRDQLLIHARRLVKKHPERYSPHIYGEYEIGGTSWMYLANVDFEKIGFQNLKPEPIPLLTETLQHGIFRYFLPPLALYALLGIVMFVKGENGEKDEGADEGGEDE
- the hybB gene encoding Ni/Fe-hydrogenase cytochrome b subunit, with the translated sequence MNNGSSTHKEFVEDAAPARRPFFTTGVWVLVVLALAGAAVALWRFFFGIGSISNLDDQHPWGLWIGIDVATGVALAAGGFTTAALAHILHRHKYHVITRPALLTALLGYTFVAIGLLVDLGRYYNIWHPIIPYYWQGNSVLFEVGLCVMFYLTVLYIEFLPVVCERFIGAVNLPGALARLNKAVDSMLRSFLSGLNKVMWVFVILGVVLSCLHQSSLGSLMLIAPYKLSPLWYTPILPLLFLLSAIATGYPMVIVESMVAARSFGFRPEMKVLSRLAAITPWLLGIYLALKVGDLFVRGAWVLLFEPTPVTFSFWGEITIGVIIPFILFRIKEVRNDHGLLFTAAFMVVLGVAWNRANVFMIGYNPPHEVKQYVPALGELAVTVGLISTLILVYRFVVNNFPVLARDLVEEARKSPKWRKYGSAAMAILFSVLAPAFLNAPADAQPGDGASVGSYRGPKTIEMETMELDFPYDKYEPVKFRHKFHAQIIKDCSICHHYFERHDDLAREIGVSCEGCHSGKGGRAAYRALSCKTCHSPEFGRSNFERPSLKGAIHRQCIDCHIKSAAGPVTCQECHIKNVPDHAAYISEYNGAKTCEKCHPGKIAEVVNSTHYTLTSKIPMDFLFLDEDATKPAPVGRAGMIQHPSPYWMSIPQLNWLYVVEDDPSTPYLDAVGGCGQCHAGTGLMPYTALGFEIAPEDEVQNVDCLVCHSKSYERKYYASVSGGKLVLSQGGPIIRTIPVVDGVPDYSVYTDAAKDIGHTSAATCNRCHGEKADKHRLIAGDSYAFKRGVGFAQSSDVHAALGLTCSECHYGGGHTYKRKLSSDLMTYSNARLEEGCLDCHRFAHNADSITPMVSKVACTACHAKSTGGIVSIDFSKTVADGENGHKPHTDVATEVASPDWNPEFHWYAAKVKWPDIPIGSKYDGILYPYKKITVNLPVDEQGNQIFLRHSVLAEGGSVEDAIAAGHDDYHKYIAKFHGNPISFGLPPLPGPFAGFEKRSFLYTFSHGISVNGARKCGECHGSSAALDWSSLGMSDPNPQP